One genomic window of Quercus robur chromosome 6, dhQueRobu3.1, whole genome shotgun sequence includes the following:
- the LOC126733209 gene encoding uncharacterized protein LOC126733209: MADLVKQILAKPIQLADQVSKAADEASAFKQDCGELKSKAEKLAGLLRQAARASSDLYERPTRRIIEDTEQVLEKALSLVLKCRANGIMKRVFTIIPTAAFRKMSSQLENSIGDVSWLLRVSAPAGDRGGEYLGLPPIAANEPILCLIWEQIAILYTGSLEDRSDAAASLVSLARDNDRYGKLIIEEGGVLPLLKLVKEGKIDGQENAAKAIGLLGRDPESVEHMIHAGVCTVFAKILKEGPMKVQGVVAWAVSELVANYPKCQDLFAQHNIIRLLVSHLAFETVQEHSKYAITSIKAATIHALVMASNNNPNPKNMSQVHDEDDKQFYGQIPHPLGNKSPSQMHNLVTTTMAMRSQSKPLEPQGNDSTQISSHPTSSNHDNAKQNLQVHQPQHQQNVSLPGASLKGRETEDPATKAYMKAMSARALWHLSKENSAICRSITESRALLCFAVLLEKGPDDVKYNSAMALMEITAVAEKDAELRRSAFKPNSPACKAVVDQMLMLIEREDPDLLIPCVKAIGNLARTFRATETRIIAPLVQLLDEREAEVCREASIALTKFACSDNYLHIDHSKAIISAGGARHLIQLVYFGEQIVQISALALLCYIALHVPDSKELAEAEVLTVLEWASKQSSMTQDETLDLLLQEAKGRLELYPRNAKGLP; this comes from the coding sequence ATGGCGGACTTAGTGAAACAAATCTTGGCAAAGCCGATCCAATTAGCTGACCAAGTGAGCAAGGCTGCTGATGAGGCTTCTGCTTTCAAGCAAGATTGTGGGGAGCTCAAATCCAAAGCTGAGAAGCTAGCTGGGCTGCTCCGCCAGGCTGCTAGAGCTAGCTCCGACCTCTATGAGCGCCCCACAAGGCGGATTATCGAAGACACGGAACAAGTCCTCGAAAAGGCCTTGTCCCTTGTGCTCAAATGCCGTGCCAACGGCATCATGAAGCGTGTCTTCACCATCATCCCCACTGCTGCCTTTCGCAAAATGTCTTCCCAGCTTGAGAACTCCATTGGAGATGTCTCGTGGCTGCTCCGAGTATCAGCTCCGGCTGGGGATCGCGGTGGCGAGTACTTAGGGCTGCCTCCTATAGCAGCAAACGAGCCAATTTTGTGTCTGATTTGGGAACAGATTGCGATTCTTTATACGGGTTCGCTTGAGGACCGATCAGATGCAGCTGCTTCATTGGTTTCGCTTGCTAGGGACAATGATCGGTATGGGAAGCTTATCATAGAGGAAGGCGGGGTTTTACCCTTGTTAAAATTGGTCAAAGAGGGGAAAATTGATGGGCAAGAGAACGCTGCCAAGGCTATTGGGCTACTGGGACGCGACCCTGAAAGTGTAGAACACATGATTCATGCCGGCGTGTGTACTGTGTTTGCGAAAATCCTCAAAGAAGGTCCAATGAAAGTGCAAGGTGTTGTGGCTTGGGCCGTTTCGGAGCTTGTGGCTAATTACCCCAAGTGCCAAGATCTTTTTGCCCAGCACAACATAATTCGATTGCTGGTGAGTCATCTTGCATTTGAGACAGTTCAAGAGCATAGTAAGTATGCTATTACTAGCATCAAAGCCGCAACAATTCATGCGCTTGTCATGGCAAGCAATAATAATCCAAACCCCAAGAACATGAGCCAGGTGCATGACGAGGATGACAAGCAATTTTACGGTCAAATTCCTCACCCCTTGGGGAATAAGAGCCCAAGTCAGATGCACAATTTGGTGACTACTACCATGGCCATGAGGTCACAGTCCAAGCCACTCGAACCGCAGGGGAATGATTCAACTCAAATCAGCAGCCATCCCACAAGCAGCAACCACGACAATGCGAAGCAGAATCTTCAAGTCCATCAACCCCAACATCAGCAAAATGTTTCTCTTCCAGGGGCTAGTCTTAAGGGTAGGGAAACGGAAGACCCTGCTACCAAGGCCTACATGAAAGCAATGTCAGCAAGAGCCCTTTGGCATCTTTCCAAAGAAAACTCGGCCATTTGCCGCAGCATCACTGAATCAAGAGCGCTGTTATGCTTTGCAGTTCTCCTGGAGAAAGGGCCCGATGATGTTAAATACAATTCTGCCATGGCATTGATGGAGATCACTGCAGTGGCAGAGAAAGATGCTGAACTGAGAAGATCTGCCTTCAAGCCCAATTCACCCGCCTGCAAAGCTGTTGTTGATCAAATGCTAATGCTTATTGAGAGGGAAGACCCAGACCTCCTTATCCCATGTGTCAAGGCTATTGGAAATTTGGCAAGGACATTCAGAGCAACAGAGACAAGAATTATTGCCCCGCTGGTGCAGCTTCTCGATGAGCGAGAAGCTGAGGTTTGCAGAGAGGCTTCAATTGCCCTCACAAAATTCGCCTGCTCAGATAACTACCTCCACATTGATCACTCAAAGGCAATAATAAGTGCCGGAGGGGCAAGGCACTTGATCCAGCTGGTGTATTTTGGAGAACAAATTGTTCAAATTTCAGCATTGGCACTTCTATGCTACATTGCGTTGCATGTGCCAGACAGCAAGGAACTTGCTGAGGCCGAGGTGCTCACTGTGCTGGAATGGGCATCCAAACAATCCTCCATGACCCAGGATGAAACACTGGACCTATTGTTACAAGAGGCCAAGGGCAGGTTGGAGCTTTACCCCAGAAATGCAAAGGGACTCCCTTGA